ATATCTTTGCTCGCTGCGGGTTGACAGAAACCCGCTATCAAAACCTTGCCGGTGGGGTAGTGGCTATTGTCAGTGGCCGAAAGCCCAAGTTTCCTGCATAAAATTATGGTAAAATAGTAGTGATAAAATTGACGAGGTGATCAAGATGGCGGAGTTAACAATAGGTGTCAAGGGAAGAGCGGAAAAAATCGTGGATCAAACCAATACGGCAAAAACTATGGGAAGCGGGTCATTGGATGTCTTCGCTACTCCGGCTTTAGTAGCGATGATGGAAGAAGCAGCAGTGAGTGCGCTGACATTGTCAGAAGAGCAAAGCAGCGTCGGTGTGTCTCTGGATATTAAACATACGGCAGCCACTCCTCTGGGCATGAAAGTGTGGGCTAATGCCGAACTAATAGAAGTCGATCGTCGTCGTTTGGTCTTTAAACTGGAAGCATACGATGATCAAGAACTTATCGGTTCCGGAACCCATGAGCGTTTTATCATCGAGGTGGAAAAATTCATGACCAAGACCCAAGCCAAAAGCGGAGAACGGGAGTAATTGCTGTGGAAAGCTATGTTACAGTCTTCGAAAGTTCAACATGGGAGCAAGTCATTGAGAAATCCCGTTTTATTGGAGTTGTTCACCCTGTGAAGAACGTAGAAGAGGTGGAGCAAAGACTTCATGATATCCGTCAAAATTACCCTAATGCCCGGCACTATGTTTATGCCTATCGTTTGTATCAAGGAAAACTGGAAAAATCCACCGACGACGGAGAGCCCCAGGGCACCGGTGGCCGACCGGTGCTTGACGTTTTGCAATATCGTCAGATCTGGGATGTACTCATTGTGGTCATTCGGTATTTTGGAGGCGTTCTCCTTGGCGCGGGAGGATTGACACGAGCCTATGGAGGGACAGCACGCCAACTGATGGATAAGGCCTCCATAGGGCGGTTGGTACCCCATCTTATCTATGAGATTGAAGCAGGCTATGATTGGTATGAACCGTTGAAATATTGGTTTAAACAGTTTTCCTGGGCCACCGGCGAGGAGGAATTTCTGGCTACGGTCAAGCTTCAAGTGTATATTCCCTGGGAGGAGAATCAGCGCTTTAGAGAGTGGCTGGCTGATTTTGCCGATCAGAAAATTGTTCCCAGGGAAATAGGGAATACCTTGTGCCCGGAGCAATCAAATTAATATTTGAGAGAAGGGGCCGCAGCTCAATGAACTTTAATATTCATGGGGCTGCGGTCTTTTTCCTCAAATTCCCAAACGTTTGGGAATTTGAGTCTGTACGAATCGTCAGACTATTTTTAATATAAGAAAAAAATAACTTTCACTTGTCAATGCATTTGTTTTCACATATAATATAACTAAAGCTAGTGCATTAAATAACGAAGTTTAGATAGAACACCTTGTCACTACTTAAATAACCAAGTGGAGGAGGCTGAAATTATGTTAGGTTGGATTGCGATGTTCATTCTGGGTGCGTTTTTATTAAGTTGCGGAGTGGCTGTTTTTGCATCTTGTCGTCAGATTTTTAATGTGACTTTTAATTCCTTTAATACCCCAAAAGGAACCAAAAAGTTTGTTAAGCCCGCACAAGCTTAACTATCAATTGAAAAGATAGGCATAGGCCGTCCCCCCCAAGGGACGGTCTATTTTTGTTGCGCGCTCTCTGTCCTTGGGCGCATACTTCCTTTAACCTAGTGGTACATTAAGAGGATAAGGAGGAGAGCCATGCTTACTTTAGCTCATTGGGTATTCTTTTTCTTTATTCTCATGATTATCGTAACCTTATTCTTTCGTAAGCCCCCGATTCTTCCGGCAGCCATCGGCTTATTTGGAGTGGGACTGGCGGAAAGCCGCAATGGGATCGAGGCGGTTCAGATATCTTTTCGAGCCCTTATCCTGGCCACAAGCAATCTCCTCGGGGTCATTGTATTGATTGGGCTGGTGGTCGCCCTTACCCAATTATTGCAAAAAACCAAAGCAGATCAAATTTTAGTGCGTCCTCTGCTGAAGATAAAATCCATGAGTTTGGCCTATTGGGCGGTAGGGGTCACTATGTGGGTGTTAACCCTCTTGATCTGGCCGACTCCGGCCCTAACCCTTTTAGGTGCAGTTGTGGTGCCGATTCTGGGGAGAATTGGCATTCATCCTCTGGTGCTGGCAGCAAGCTTAGCCATCTTCGGCAAAGGTATAGGGCTGTCCGGTGATTTTATCATTCAAGGGGCCCCTTCCTTAGTGAGCAAAGCCACGGGAATTCCCGTAACGGTTCTGCTTTCAGCATCTTTTCCAGTGGTCATCTTGAGCGGAATCTGCGGAGCGGGTTTTGGCTATATCGCTTTAAGGTTTTTTTTAAGTGGGGAACAAGGGGCGGCAGATTACCCAAGGTCCGAACCCGGTTCTGAACCCTTAGAAAAGAAGGGCAAGGGTGGGGCAGAAGGACAGCAGGCTCCCCATGAACGTGGCCGGCTCTTGGCTGGAATAATGGCTTTAGGATATATAGGAACTGTCTTCATGATTCTAACATTTAAGATTCATGGTGATGAAGCCAGCGGGTTAATTGGTGGGGTTACTCTGCTTATTTTATGCATTTGCACTGTGCTTACGGAGGGAAAGGACGCTTTCAGTCAATTTATTAATTACATTAAGGACGGCTTGCGTTATGCTATGGGAGTATTTACTCCGATTGTGATGATGGCCGGTTTCTTTTTTATGGGAACAGCCGCGGGGAGTGAACAGATTTTTCTTAAAGAAGGAGCGGGTTTCTTTTATGATTATACGATCCTGCTTGCTGAATGGATCCCGCTCACTAAGTGGACGGTGGTTGGGCTGGTCACCTTTACTGCGGTCCTTGCTTCCTTGGATGGGTCCGGCTTTTCCTGTTTGCCTTTAGTGGGGGGAATGGCGATTGCCCTGAGTCAGGTTTCGCAAATACCTGCTGTTCCTTTAGCCGTTCTGGGCCAAGTGGTCGGGATCTGGACCGGTGCGGCATTAATACCCTGGGGATTTGCGGCGGTGACATCCGCAGTCGCAGGTGTGGATGTCCAACGGCTCATGAAATATATCCTGCCGGCTTATCTTGCCGCAATCCTCACGGCTCTGGGGTGGACTCTGTTTCAACTATGATTTAGGAACTGTACAAAAGAGAAGGAGAAACTAGGTTTATGTCGAATATACGAGATAGTATAAGATAATGAGGGGGGAGCAGAAGATTTCGTTATATTGGATAACAGTAATACTTGTCAGTGCTCCCTTTATCCTAATCATGACTCGGATGGCCTATCGATTCAATTTAAAAAAATGGGAAGCTGCCTTGGTGTCTTTTTTGATGATCACCTTTGCTCTGGTTTTTCCCACTGTTCTTCGTTGTGAAAAAGTTCTTCATTGGCTCCTTGGCGTTTGCGGCCTTCTTTTGTTCACCGTGGGGATAACAGCCATCAGAAACCGCTCACAACCTCCGCCTGAAAGCAGCATCGCTGTGGATGAACCGAAAGAAGAAGACGATGTATTCTGTCCGGACGAAGCTGCCATATCTCACCAGGAGGAAGCTGCCATATCCTATCAGGAAGAAGATACGGTATCCCTTCCTTCGGAAGACGGCCCATCTGATCCGGTGGAAGAAAAGAGAGCCGACACACCTGAGGTTCTGCTGCCGGAGCACGAGCAGGAAGCTGCTGAAGAAGCTGTTAAAGAAGAAGCCGGTGATGCTGAGCCTATGGAAATTCTCGATGAAGATGAATCTGTGGAAACAGAGGCGAACTTATGCGAAGAGGCGAACTTACTTGAAGAAGTCACCAAGCTTGAAGAAATAAGGCCTGAGGAAAAGAGCATAAACGATGAAATTCTCTCGGCCTCCGAGCCGGTTGAAGAAACTGAGCCCCCGCTTATACATATGAAGGAATTCAGCCTGCAAGAGTTAATTGAAAAAGGGTTTCAGGCCAAAGAACAGGAGCGTTTCCACCTGGCGGCGGAATGGTTTATGCTGGCCTTAGACCAAAAGCCATCCTATGATATCGCTTTTTACCTCATTGTGGAGACCTGTGGGCATTGGAAGAATGGCTCCTCTATTTATGATGCGTTGGATAAGGTTACCCCTTATATCAATGAGTATATTCAAAATGCACCCCCGGAGTGGAGAACCCAACTGTTGGAATGGCTGGACAATGAAAATCTACCTGTTCCAGGGGAATTTAGGAAGGATTGATTAAGTAGATGAAGGCAAGTGTTGAAATCAAAGGTTTACGAATTATTAGTATATCAGAGGGAACACAAGTGGGGACGGTTAAGGATTTCATTTTAAACCCTCAAAAGGGAAGCTTGGATTTTTTTGTAGTGGATCAGCCCTCTGATTATTTTGGAGCGAAAGTCATTGCTTATGCTGATATTGTTGGTTTAGGAGAATTTGCTTTGACTGTTCCTAATCCCGATGTGATTCAAAGTGTGGCAGGCAATAATGTGGCTCAGGAACTGATTAAACAAGGTGTAGAAGTCATCGGAACGAAAGTGCTGACCAAAAAAGGAGCATTGAGCGGCGAGGTTAAAGAGATCCTCATCGATGAAGAGACCGGAAAAATTGCCCAATGCCTGTTTACTGATAATCAAGGTGAAGAGCATCAGGTAGCCGGAGAGCAAATCATCACTTACGGTAAGGAACTTTTAATTATCGAAGGAACCCCTGGTGAAATAAAGGCAGAAGTGGTAAGCGAACCTGTAAGCACTGTAAATGTTGTAAGTCCTGTAAGCTCTATAAGTGCTGATCCCGTGGAAGAGCAAGTGCCTCAGGCAATCGCTGCTCCAGTTGAAGAAACTGCGGCGGAACAACAAAATGAAGTAACGGAGTTTAACCTTTTTGAGCAGCGTCAATTACAGTATTTTGTGGGTAAAGCCGTAGTTCAGGATATTGTTTTAGATAATGGTGAACTTTTGCGCGCCGGTGAGCCTATGACTGAAGAGACGATCCGTCAGATTACCACGCGGAACAAATTAATGGAAATTACCTCATTACTCCATAAAAACTAAGTTGTGGTTATGCTATGTTAAGAAGGAAACCATGGGTCTTTCTTTTGGTAATTTTATTTAGTCAGCTTAGCTTGTCCGTACTTTTGGGAGCTACGGTAACCTACGGCGCGGGCTATGCCAAAGCGCCCGAGGGGCTGACGGTTTGGGAAAAAGATCTGAGTGGCATGACCAAGGAAGAGGCCTATGCAGTCCTTGCCGAAGTAATCCCCAAGGCAGTCGTCTATGACCGGACGGTTTATTCCTTGGAGCTAAACCAAACCGATCAAGATCTAAAGGACTATCTGGCAAGTCAATACATCATTTCCACCGGAAATGTCATTACGGATGCCTTTGAGTACCTGCACAGAATGTCAAGGACTATCCCGTCTCCTGAGCTACTCAATCAAGAGGAGATTCTTGTTCAGCTCCGCAAGTTCGCCCTGGATATCGATCAGCCGGGTAAGGCGGCTGAAGCCTATTATGAGAATGGCGAGATCGTCATCGAAGAGGGCAGTTTGGGAGTCAGACTTGATGTGGACAAATCATGGGAACAACTGCAGCAAAGCAAAGGCATGGAGACTGTGCCGCTTGTTACTGAGGTCATAGTGGTTCACCCTACTACGGCCGAATTAGAGAAGGTCAAAGATCCTTTGGGGGATTACACCACCTATTTTAACCCTTCCTTTCATGAACGGGTTACCAATGTACGGCTTGCTGCTGAAGCGATCAATGGACTTATTCTTCCGCCGGGTGGTGAATTTTCCTTTAATGATACGGTGGGAAAACGTGAGCCTGAAAGAGGGTATTTACCGGCTTTAATGTATATGGGCAATAGGGTTGTCACAGATGATGGCGGAGGAATTTGCCAGGATTCGACCACTCTTTATCAAGCGACCAAACAGGCCAAGCTGGAAGTACTGGAAAGATACAGCCATTCTCTGCCGGTTTCCTATGTTCCGGTGGGGCAGGATGCTACGGTTGCTTATGGAGCGCTGGATTTCCGCTTTCGGAACACGACTCAGGGTTATCTGCTGCTTAATGCGGCCACAGGGGGCAATTGGATTCGGGTGAGAATTTTCGGTGTGGCCGATTCTGAACACCCTGCCCTTGACGAACCGGACGGTTATCCTGTAAAACCCAGAGAATGGTTAAAGTAATAAGCAATATAAAAGTTAATGATACAAAAGCCGCCCATTGTGAGCGGCTTTCATGTTTAGGTTCAATTACCTGTAGTTTTCAATCATGAGTTTCAGGGCAACCAGCAGAGACATGGTGATAAAGATGGGTTTAATCAGGGCGCTGCCTTTACGAATGGCCAGAGTGGTACCGATTCGGGAACCCAAAAACATGGATAAAGCCATCGGGATTCCGTAGGTATAAATGATCTTGCCGCTTAAAGCAAAGAGAATAAGCGAAACAAGGTTGCTCACGAAATTGAGGACTTTGGCATTGGCTGAAGAGACGATAAAATTAAAGCCATAAAGGGTGATAAAGCCAAAGATTAGAAAAGAGCCGGTTCCCGGACCGAAAAATCCATCATAAAAGCCCAGAGCAAAAGCAAATAGGAAGCCCAAAAACCGCTTTAAGGGCGTTACTCCTTGAAATCTATCCTCAAGCCCTAGATTCTTTTGCAATAAAGTGTAAAAACCTACTAAAAGAATCAAAACAGGAACGGCTTTGGTTAATAAATCAGCAGAAAGGTGCAGGACAGACCATACCCCAAAACAGGTTCCCATCAACGTAAAAGGAATCTGCCATTTAACCACGGAAAAAAATACTTTTCCAGAGCGGGCATAAGTCATTGAGCTGGTCAAAGATCCTATGGTGGAGGCAAATTTATTGGTTCCTAAGGCATGATGAGGAGGAACACCAACCAGCAGCAAAGCGGGGAGGCTGATTAATCCTCCGCCTCCGGCAATGGCGTCGATCAGGGCGGCTATAAATCCGAGGATACAGAGCAGGATAATGTCGTCCAACATAATAATCCTCTTTCTCATGAGAAAATTTTGTTCTGATA
The window above is part of the Desulfitobacterium chlororespirans DSM 11544 genome. Proteins encoded here:
- a CDS encoding thioesterase family protein, which translates into the protein MAELTIGVKGRAEKIVDQTNTAKTMGSGSLDVFATPALVAMMEEAAVSALTLSEEQSSVGVSLDIKHTAATPLGMKVWANAELIEVDRRRLVFKLEAYDDQELIGSGTHERFIIEVEKFMTKTQAKSGERE
- a CDS encoding YigZ family protein: MESYVTVFESSTWEQVIEKSRFIGVVHPVKNVEEVEQRLHDIRQNYPNARHYVYAYRLYQGKLEKSTDDGEPQGTGGRPVLDVLQYRQIWDVLIVVIRYFGGVLLGAGGLTRAYGGTARQLMDKASIGRLVPHLIYEIEAGYDWYEPLKYWFKQFSWATGEEEFLATVKLQVYIPWEENQRFREWLADFADQKIVPREIGNTLCPEQSN
- a CDS encoding citrate transporter, with amino-acid sequence MLTLAHWVFFFFILMIIVTLFFRKPPILPAAIGLFGVGLAESRNGIEAVQISFRALILATSNLLGVIVLIGLVVALTQLLQKTKADQILVRPLLKIKSMSLAYWAVGVTMWVLTLLIWPTPALTLLGAVVVPILGRIGIHPLVLAASLAIFGKGIGLSGDFIIQGAPSLVSKATGIPVTVLLSASFPVVILSGICGAGFGYIALRFFLSGEQGAADYPRSEPGSEPLEKKGKGGAEGQQAPHERGRLLAGIMALGYIGTVFMILTFKIHGDEASGLIGGVTLLILCICTVLTEGKDAFSQFINYIKDGLRYAMGVFTPIVMMAGFFFMGTAAGSEQIFLKEGAGFFYDYTILLAEWIPLTKWTVVGLVTFTAVLASLDGSGFSCLPLVGGMAIALSQVSQIPAVPLAVLGQVVGIWTGAALIPWGFAAVTSAVAGVDVQRLMKYILPAYLAAILTALGWTLFQL
- a CDS encoding MFS transporter, which translates into the protein MSFLMITFALVFPTVLRCEKVLHWLLGVCGLLLFTVGITAIRNRSQPPPESSIAVDEPKEEDDVFCPDEAAISHQEEAAISYQEEDTVSLPSEDGPSDPVEEKRADTPEVLLPEHEQEAAEEAVKEEAGDAEPMEILDEDESVETEANLCEEANLLEEVTKLEEIRPEEKSINDEILSASEPVEETEPPLIHMKEFSLQELIEKGFQAKEQERFHLAAEWFMLALDQKPSYDIAFYLIVETCGHWKNGSSIYDALDKVTPYINEYIQNAPPEWRTQLLEWLDNENLPVPGEFRKD
- a CDS encoding PRC-barrel domain-containing protein, giving the protein MKASVEIKGLRIISISEGTQVGTVKDFILNPQKGSLDFFVVDQPSDYFGAKVIAYADIVGLGEFALTVPNPDVIQSVAGNNVAQELIKQGVEVIGTKVLTKKGALSGEVKEILIDEETGKIAQCLFTDNQGEEHQVAGEQIITYGKELLIIEGTPGEIKAEVVSEPVSTVNVVSPVSSISADPVEEQVPQAIAAPVEETAAEQQNEVTEFNLFEQRQLQYFVGKAVVQDIVLDNGELLRAGEPMTEETIRQITTRNKLMEITSLLHKN
- the vanW-I gene encoding glycopeptide resistance accessory protein VanW-I: MLRRKPWVFLLVILFSQLSLSVLLGATVTYGAGYAKAPEGLTVWEKDLSGMTKEEAYAVLAEVIPKAVVYDRTVYSLELNQTDQDLKDYLASQYIISTGNVITDAFEYLHRMSRTIPSPELLNQEEILVQLRKFALDIDQPGKAAEAYYENGEIVIEEGSLGVRLDVDKSWEQLQQSKGMETVPLVTEVIVVHPTTAELEKVKDPLGDYTTYFNPSFHERVTNVRLAAEAINGLILPPGGEFSFNDTVGKREPERGYLPALMYMGNRVVTDDGGGICQDSTTLYQATKQAKLEVLERYSHSLPVSYVPVGQDATVAYGALDFRFRNTTQGYLLLNAATGGNWIRVRIFGVADSEHPALDEPDGYPVKPREWLK
- a CDS encoding TSUP family transporter, with amino-acid sequence MLDDIILLCILGFIAALIDAIAGGGGLISLPALLLVGVPPHHALGTNKFASTIGSLTSSMTYARSGKVFFSVVKWQIPFTLMGTCFGVWSVLHLSADLLTKAVPVLILLVGFYTLLQKNLGLEDRFQGVTPLKRFLGFLFAFALGFYDGFFGPGTGSFLIFGFITLYGFNFIVSSANAKVLNFVSNLVSLILFALSGKIIYTYGIPMALSMFLGSRIGTTLAIRKGSALIKPIFITMSLLVALKLMIENYR